From the genome of Silurus meridionalis isolate SWU-2019-XX chromosome 12, ASM1480568v1, whole genome shotgun sequence, one region includes:
- the LOC124394402 gene encoding alpha-2-macroglobulin-like has protein sequence MDFIMVVSRVHIRIRLLLACLLLLSVYGQTSGPYFMVTFPAVIESGSEAKFCVSLLKPNETLELNIYLIHNNQSRTLLQETVEKEFYRCTHFEAPHIAGESVQDIQVEVKGESFKMTEKRKVMFRSYDTLFFIQTDRPIYNPGQTVNFRIVSMDSNFIPLNQKYSTVSLQDNRQNRIGQWTNVSSSGLILQLSHELNAEAPQGHYQIIADTGNKLIRQNFKVEKHVLPKFEVTVQAPEQHSVGEEELKLEVCGKYTYGQPVPGQVVVQICRKFRPNYIGESMISPCLTQTLEMSQNGCALFIINVSTFMNTELERHFKNHLNANITLTEDGTDVSMVKSKIIKLSFQIGQVKLTDIPKNFERGKVIEGKIKVSTFSGTPISNKTVYLLEGKQRPQKLLLNLTTDSNGLADFSIASPEQPTTEITLLASIYPEQKHHGYKIPFFSNADARIHLLQPATPHSPLFSELTIESSDEPFMCGAKSQITIKYYIVGETAESFSIDLTYMVLSKGAIVHHGHEKIEVEESADVRRGETSFKLPVVVEFAPVVQVVVYSVLPSKNVFAASKNFAVEKCFRNQVSLQFSPTNAVPSEKNTLKISAYPGSLCGLSAVDQSVFILEAGDRLNSDKIFKLLPVTSVSGYPYMVEDYLDCLHVRPKRDVQFDDVYNKLKSVGLKMATNLAVRHPQCLMFKNLRYFLGDSHGYYMSMAYDLLDSDPVPQSYNIGDPEPIITVRKFFPETWIWQLVEVGDSGSIQLPVTVPDTITTWETEAFCVSSVGLGLAPPVQLTVFQPFFLELSLPYSIIRGEVFELRATVFSYLSKCIMVKVTPATSSEYTLKPSSDDEYSSCLCANGRKTFKWTLIPAVLGVLNVTVSAEADHSQTVCDNEIVSVPERGRIDTVTRSLIVQAEGTEKTKSQSWLLCPQGSSVSEELELTLPEDVIKGSARASVSVLGDILGRALKNLDGLLKMPYGCGEQNIALLAPNIYILRYLENTEQLTTEVRERATGFLKSGYQRQLNYKHLNGAYSTFGNGEENTWLTAFVLRTFGKAQRYIYTDPEIINSAKNWLISMQRPDGCFTQQGKLFHNRMKGGVNDDVTITAYITASFLELGITVEDPVVNKGLLCLKSSIGNITNTYTNALLAYTFSLAGEGETRELLLKELDSVAIAGDGRLHWTQSALDDFGTLSVEISSYVLLAVLSTGQLTAAELGYSNRIVSWLVKQQNPYGGFSSTQDTVVALQALALYSTKVFSSDGSSTVTVTSADGDSHNFDVNQNNKLLYQEKSLRDVSGKYSINVNGSTCVSVQTALFYNVPTPNITSTLSITATAEGNCTKPFGHILALNFTVTYNGELNSTNMIIVDIKLLSGFTADPGELKKGILVERVDSTEDHLIMYIKELRRNIPIHYVLHIKQVLPVKNLKPAQIEIYDYYHTSDQSETEYTSPCV, from the exons ATGGACTTCATCATGGTAGTCAGTAGAGTCCACATAAGGATTAGGCTACTGTTAGCCtgccttctccttctctctgtctatgGACAAACCTCAGGACC ATATTTCATGGTGACATTTCCTGCAGTAATAGAGTCTGGCTCTGAAGCAAAGTTCTGTGTGAGTCTTCTGAAGCCAAATGAGACTCTGGAACTAAACATTTATCTGATTCATAACAACCAGAGCAGAACTCTTTTGCAAGAGACAGTGGAAAAAGAGTTTTACCGCTGTACTCATTTTGAG GCTCCACATATTGCAGGTGAATCAGTGCAGGACATCCAAGTAGAAGTCAAAGGTGAAAGTTTTAAGAtgacagagaaaaggaaagtaATGTTTAGGTCTTATGacacattgttttttattcaaactGATAGACCCATCTACAATCCAGGCCAAACAG TGAATTTTAGAATTGTCTCTATGGATTCAAATTTTATCCCACTTAATCAAAAG TACAGCACAGTGAGTCTTCAG GATAACCGTCAGAATAGGATTGGTCAGTGGACAAATGTATCCTCGTCAGGTCTGATACTGCAACTTTCACATGAGCTTAATGCTGAGGCTCCACAGGGACATTATCAGATAATTGCTGACACTGGAAATAAGTTGATCAGGCAGAACTTTAAGGTAGAAAAACACG tctTACCCAAGTTCGAAGTTACAGTACAAGCACCAGAACAACACAGTGTTGGGGAAGAAGAACTCAAGCTAGAAGTTTGTGGAAA GTACACTTATGGACAACCAGTGCCTGGTCAAGTGGTGGTGCAAATCTGCAGGAAATTTAGGCCAAATTACATTGGAGAATCAATGATTTCACCCTGCCTGACTCAAACTTTGGAG ATGAGTCAGAATGGCTGTGCATTATTTATCATCAATGTGTCAACTTTCATGAATACTGAATTGGAAAGGCATTTTAAAAATCATCTTAATGCTAATATTACACTTACTGAGGATGGAACAG atgtatCCATGGTAAAatcaaaaattataaaactttctttccaAATTGGTCAAGTTAAATTGACTGATATACCAAAAAATTTTGAACGAGGGAAAGTTATAGAAGGAAAG ATTAAAGTTTCTACTTTCAGTGGAACACCAATTTCAAACAAAACGGTTTATCTTCTAGAAGGGAAACAAAGGCCTCAAAAGTTACTTCTTAATCTTACTACAGATAGTAATGGATTGGCAGACTTCTCCATTGCTTCACCTGAACAACCTACAACAGAGATTACATTGCTG GCAAGCATCTATCCAGAGCAAAAACACCATGGATACAAAATACCATTCTTTTCAAACGCTGATGCGCGTATACATCTGCTCCAACCTGCCACACCGCACAGTCCATTGTTTAGTGAACTAACAATAGAGAGCTCTGATGAACCATTTATGTGTGGTGCTAAAAGTCAAATAACCATTAAATACTACATTGTTGGGGAAACTGCTGAAAGTTTCAGTATCGATCTTACATATATG GTTTTATCTAAAGGAGCCATAGTTCATCATGGACATGAGAAAATTGAAGTTGAAGAGTCTGCAGATGTCAGAAGGGGAGAAACATCATTTAAACTACCAGTTGTTGTTGAGTTTGCTCCAGTAGTGCAGGTTGTGGTTTACTCTGTCCTGCCCAGTAAGAACGTCTTTGCTGCTAGCAAGAATTTTGCTGTGGAAAAATGTTTCAGAAATCAG GTTTCCCTACAGTTCTCTCCTACAAATGCAGTTCCTAGTGAGAAAAACACTCTGAAGATCTCGGCTTATCCTGGTTCACTATGTGGCCTCAGTGCTGTGGATCAGAGTGTGTTCATCTTGGAGGCTGGAGACCGCCTAAACTCTGACAAG ATATTCAAGTTATTGCCAGTGACATCAGTATCAGGTTACCCCTATATGGTTGAAGATTATCTGGACTGCTTGCACGTTAGACCTAAACGGGATGTTCAATTTGACGATGTTTACAATAAATTAAAG AGCGTGGGACTGAAGATGGCAACAAATTTGGCTGTGAGGCACCCTCAATGTTTAATGTTCAAAAATTTGCGATATTTTCTTGGTGATTCTCatg GTTACTACATGTCAATGGCGTATGATCTACTTGATTCAGATCCAGTCCCACAATCATACAACATAGGGGATCCTGAACCCATTATAACAGTTCGCAAATTTTTCCCAGAAACTTGGATATGGCAACTTGTTGAAGTTGG AGACTCTGGATCGATACAGCTTCCTGTTACTGTTCCTGACACCATCACCACTTGGGAAACAGAGGCTTTCTGTGTGTCCTCTGTAGGTCTGGGACTGGCTCCTCCTGTTCAGCTCACTGTATTTCAGCCATTCTTCCTGGAGCTCTCGTTGCCCTACTCCATTATTCGAGGAGAGGTTTTTGAGCTGAGGGCCACTGTCTTCAGTTACCTTTCCAAATGCATTATG GTTAAAGTGACTCCCGCCACTTCCTCAGAATACACTCTGAAACCTTCATCTGATGACGAATATTCATCCTGCTTGTGTGCAAATGGAAGAAAAACCTTCAAATGGACTCTGATTCCTGCTGTGCTTG GAGTCTTGAATGTGACAGTGAGTGCAGAAGCAGACCATTCCCAGACTGTGTGTGACAATGAGATTGTGAGTGTTCCAGAGAGAGGCCGCATTGACACAGTAACACGAAGCCTGATTGTACAG GCTGAAGGAACTGAAAAGACAAAGAGCCAAAGCTGGTTATTATGTCCACAAG GGAGCAGTGTTTCAGAGGAGCTGGAGCTAACTCTTCCTGAGGATGTAATAAAGGGATCAGCACGAGCCTCTGTTTCAGTGCTTG GTGACATACTTGGTCGTGCATTAAAAAATCTGGATGGGCTGTTAAAGATGCCATATGGCTGTGGTGAACAAAACATTGCACTCCTCGCCCCCAATATCTACATTCTTCGGTATCTAGAGAACACCGAGCAGCTCACCACAGAAGTCCGTGAGAGGGCTACAGGTTTCCTTAAGAGTG GATACCAAAGACAACTAAATTATAAGCATTTAAATGGTGCATATAGCACATTTGGCAATGGAGAGGAGAACACATG GTTAACTGCTTTTGTCTTGAGGACCTTTGGCAAAGCACAACGTTACATCTATACTGATCCAGAAATCATTAACAGTGCAAAGAACTGGCTAATAAGTATGCAGAGACCAGATGGCTGTTTTACACAACAGGGGAAACTGTTCCATAACAGAATGAAG GGTGGTGTAAATGATGATGTGACTATTACTGCCTACATCACTGCATCATTCCTTGAATTAGGAATTACAGTAGAG GATCCTGTTGTAAATAAAGGACTGTTGTGCCTGAAATCTTCTATTGGTAACATTACAAATACTTACACCAATGCACTGCTGGCCTACACTTTCAGTCTGGCTGGAGAGGGTGAAACTCGAGAGCTCCTGCTAAAAGAGTTGGATAGTGTTGCTATTGCAGGAG ATGGTCGTCTTCACTGGACGCAATCAGCATTAGATGACTTTGGCACATTGTCAGTAGAAATCAGTTCCTATGTGCTGCTAGCTGTTTTAAGTACTGGTCAGCTCACTGCTGCTGAGTTGGGATATTCTAATAGGATAGTCAGCTGGCTGGTGAAGCAGCAAAATCCCTATGGAGGCTTTTCATCCACTCAG GACACGGTTGTGGCCCTCCAGGCTCTAGCTCTGTACTCCACTAAGGTGTTCAGCTCAGATGGCTCTAGCACAGTAACTGTGACATCAGCAGATGGAGACAGTCACAACTTTGATGTGAACCAGAACAACAAGTTACTGTACCAAGAAAAATCACTGCGGGATGTTTCTGGGAAATACAGCATCAATGTGAATGGCTCCACCTGTGTGTCAGTGCAG ACAGCACTTTTCTACAATGTTCCCACACCTAATATCACCAGTACATTGAGCATCACAGCTACAGCTGAAGGAAACTGCACAAAACCATTCGGCCACATTCTAGCACTTAATTTCACTGTCAC ATATAACGGTGAGCTAAACAGCACTAACATGATCATTGTGGACATAAAACTCTTATCAGGGTTCACAGCAGATCCTGGTGAA CTGAAAAAAGGCATTTTGGTGGAACGTGTTGATTCCACAGAAGACCATCTTATCATGTATATCAAAGAG CTCCGAAGGAACATTCCTATCCACTATGTGCTGCACATTAAACAGGTGCTTCCTGTGAAAAATCTCAAGCCGGCTCAGATCGAAATTTATGATTACTACCATACAA GTGACCAGTCAGAGACTGAGTACACATCCCCCTGTGTGTAA